CCCCGATATCGAGATCGAGCTGCAGGCCATTCCAGAGGGGGAGTACAAGACCAAGTTGCTCGCCGCCCTTGCGGCCGGGAGCGGCCCAGACGTCGCCCAGATCCCTTCGAACGCTATGACTGAGTTTTACAACTACGGTTTGATTCAGCCTTTCCCCGAAAGTGTCGTCACTCCTGAAAGTATCATCAACGACTACATACCGGCCGCGGTCGAAAAGCTGGTAATAGAGGGAGAGGTCTATGGTGTTCCCACCGATGTCCAGACTATTGTTCTCTTCTACAATCCCGTTCTTTTCGAAGCGGCCGGACTCGATCCGAACAGACCACCGCAGGATTGGAACGAGCTGATTGAATACGCGCGAAAGACCACGATCTGGCAGGACGGCAAGATGGTGCAATCTGGTTGGGGAATAGCAGGCTATCATCCGGTTGTCGAGACCTTCATGCGCCAAGCCGGAGCCACTTTCTGGGATGAAAGCGGCGAAAAGATAGTTTTCGAAGAGGCCCAGCTCGAAGCTTTGAAGTTCATCACCGATGCGGTGAAGGTCGAGAAGGTCTATGTTCCCGAGTTCGGAAGCAGATGGACCGGTTTCAAGCAGATCAAACAGGCCATGGTCTTCGGTCACGGCGCCATGGTCGGTTCGTTCCTGAGCACGGGAAGCAAGGATCTGGTCTTCAAGACGGCGCTCGCGCCGGCTCATCCGGTGACCGGTTCGAGAGCCAACGTTATAACAAACTGGGCGCTCGTTATAATGAGCGATGCCGACAACAGTGAGGCCGCCGCGAAGTGGCTGACATATATTACCTCTGCCGACGCACAGAAGAAATGGATGTTGAAGACCGGCGAACTCCCATCGCTTAAGAAGGTTCTCGAAGATCCCGAGCTGCTTTCAAACGATCTGTACGTACCGATCTTCGAGTCTCTCAAGTACGCCGTTCCGACCTTCTCCAGGGGTTGGGCCGATCCGGCTTCGGAATTGCGGGAGATAGCCTACAATGAAATCATAAACAACAACATGGATCCGAAAGCCGCACTGGAGAAGGCTATAAAGGAGATAAACATTTATCTAGAAGAGACTTTCAGTCAGTTCTGACTCAAGGGCCTGAAAAGGCCCTTGATTGGAGGTAGAAGGTATGGTGCCGGGTAAACATAAAGTGGTTTTTTTCACGGGAATACTGTTGATAGCGTTATCGCTCTTTCTGCCCTTCGCGAGCGGTAAAGAAAGCCTGATGGCCTGGGACTTCTCTCTGGCAGGGGTACGTTTGCCGTTCATTATAATTCCACTCGCTCTGGCCTGTATTGTGGCCTACACGTTTGGAAAGATTTTTCTGATTCTCGCTCTTTCACTGGTCCTGTTGATTATCGATCTCACCTGCATCTTTTCCAAGGAACAGTGGAAACCGGCCCTGAAGTCCAAGTTCTTTCTCGATTTCTTCAAAGTGACCTGGGTGGGCTGGTATCTCCTCGCCGTTGGCGCTTTGCTGATAATTGTAGCCACGATAACGCTTTTCAGAGACCGTAAGAGGGCACCGTACCTTTTTCTTATGCCCATGCTGGCGGGAATAGGTTTCCTGACGTTCTTTCCAGCCCTCTTCGCGCTTTTCATAAGTTTCAGAAAATGGAACATACTGATCGCGAACAAACCCTTCGTGGGTCTGGCCAACTTTGAAAAGGCCTTCTCCGACGAGTACTTTTGGAGATCGATCTGGATCAGTTTCAAATACGCGCTTGGCGTGATTCCAGCCAAGATACTGATAGCTTTCTTCTTCGCCTTTCTGATATACGCCATCCCGAAGTTCAAGGGCTTTTTCAGGGTCGTTTACTTCCTACCGACCGTCACTTCCGTCGTGGCGGTGAGCGTCATCTGGAACTGGATATACAACCCCTACTACGGCGTGGCGAACTATGTGCTAAGCGTATTCGGCATACCGCCGGTCAACTGGCTCGGCGATCCTAAAACGGCCATCTGGGCCGTCGCTGCCGTTGCCGTCTGGCGGGGAGTGGGTTATGATATCATCATCTTTCTGGCAGGGCTCAACGATATACCCAGAACCACGGTTGAAGCCTCGCAGATCGACGGCGCGAACGGCTGGCAGAGACTGAGGTATATACTGATCCCGCTGATGAAGCCGTCGCTCGTCTTCGTGTTCATAACCTCCACGATCGGTGCGATACAGGTTTTCTCGGAGATTTATATGATGACCGGCGGCAACGCCGAAACGAAAACGGCCGTTTATTACATCTGGGAATACGGTTTCAGCAGGCTTCAAATGGGCTATGCCAGTACGATGTCGCTGATCCTCTTCGCGATCATACTTACGATCTCCCTTATACAGATGAGAGTAACACGGCTTCTAAAGGAGGAGTGAGATGGCTTCCAGAAGAACTTCAAAAGTCGTTCTTTACACGCTGGCGTATGCTCTTTTGATCATCTTCGCCTTCATAATGCTGATGCCCTTCGTCTGGATGCTTCTCTCGACTTTCAAGGATCAGAGAGAACTATTCGAGTTTCCGCCGAAGTTCCTGCCGAAGAAGCTCACTTTGAACAATTACATAGAAGTATTCAAGACAGTCCCCTTCGTAAGGTACTATCTCAACAGTCTCCTGGTGACCTTCTCCTCGGTCGTTCTGAACCTCTTCTCTTCGAGTCTGGCCGGTTACGCCTTCGCCAAGTACCGTTTCAAAGGCCGGGAGATTATCTTCAAGGTCATACTGGGGGCGATGATGATACCCTTCCCGGTAACCATCATTCCGCTTTATATAATGGTCTACGATCTAGGGCTGGTCGATTCTTACTTTGCACTGATCATAACCGGTTCGGTGAGTATCTTCGGTACTTTCCTGATGAGGCAATTCATCGTCAACATACCCGACGATCTACTCGACGCCGCACGAATAGATGGATCTTCCGAGTTCGGTACCTACGTACGGATCATCCTGCCAAATCTGAGGGCACCGCTATCGGCGCTGGCCGTTTTCTCCTTTATGTCGACCTGGAACGCCTTCCTTTGGCCTTTGCTAGTAGTTAACGACGACAGGCACAGGACCGTGCAGCTGGGCGTTCAATTCTTCACACAGAGGTATGGAGACCTGATACACTTGCAGATAACGGCTGCCGCTATGGCCATTATTCCGATAATAGTGTTGTACCTCTTCCTGCAGAAGCAGTTCATTCAGGGTATAACCATGACTGGTCTCAAAGGTTAAGAAAGGAGAGAATTCTGTCGATGAGAGTTTTGCTGTTCGCTTTACTGCTGTCGATTGTCTCGCTGTCTTTCGCCACGCCGGATAACGTGGTTCTTGTCGTCGGCGACGGTATGGGCTTCAACCATCTCTTCCTCTCGGAACTGCTCTACGGGGAGAATCCGGCGACGAGACTCTTCAGGGTCTCCCTCGGTCTAAATTCGCCTGTAGATGCCCTGATAACCGACTCGGCCGCCGCGGCCACCGCCCTTTTCTCCGGAGTCAGAACGGTCAACAACGCCGCAGGGCTCGATCCATCGGGCAACCCCGTGCAGTCGGTGGCAACGGTGCTGAAAGAGAGGGGCTGGAAGGTCGCGATGATAACCAACGCCAGATATTATGACGGCACGCCTGCCGCTTTTTACGCGCACGCCTTCAGAACCGACGATCTTCAGATAACCGAGGATTTAGTGAACAGCGATATCGATCTCTTCGTCGCTGGCGGACTTGAAAAACTCGGTCTGAATCCCTTCACCGGAAAGCCAAAAAAGAACGGAACGCTCGAGAGATTGGCCGCCAGTGGTTACACCGTATACGGCCTGCAGTTCGAGAAACTCTTCGAACCGATCGGCGAGAAGAAGGGGAGCATGGCCTTTCTCTCGATGGGTGATAACAGCTTTGAAAACGCTTTGCTTCCCAACGAGATGTCTCTTCCGGAGATCGTCAGGAAGAGCCTTGAATTGATCGCCGGACCGAAACTCTTTCTGGTAGTAGAAGCGGCCAGGATAGACGACGCTTCGCACATAAACGACGATGCGGTGGTTAAAGCCGAGTTGCTGGCCTTCCAGAAGACCGTTCGGTTGCTGCTGGACAGCTTCGATAACTCGAAGACTCTCTTCCTGATACTGGCCGATCATGAGACTGGCGGCCTGAGCATAATCATGGGCGACGAGAGGGCGATCGACCTCGAGATCGCCTGGTGCAGCGGAGACCACACGGCCTCTTACATACCGATCCTATCTTACGGAGAAGGTAGCGAAAGCTTCTCCGATTTCCTCCATCTTAGTGATGTCAATAGAATACTTTTGGAGATTCTTGGGGGTGAAGTGAGATGAAAAAGGCCCTTGTCTGTCTCTTCCTTTTGATGGGGATGATATCCATGGCCCTGACGATTAAGGTTATGACCTACAACATTCGCCACGCGAGAGGGGTCGACGACGTTGTCGATCTGCAGAGGATAATAGATGTCGTCCGTTCTGAAGAGCCCGACATTCTGATACTCAACGAGGTCGATCAAGGCAATCCGAGAACGGCCGGAATACACCAGGCCGGGGAGATCGCCGAAGCGCTCGGTATGAATCTCTTCTTCGGGCCAACCGAAGGGACGAGTTATTACGGTAACGCCGTACTCGCCAGGTTTGAGATAGTCCAAGCCAGGAGCGTAACCTTGCCCCAGCCGAAATGGCTCAATGCCGCAAAGCGCGGAGCGGCCATCGCGGCAATCGAGATAGAAGGAGTGCGGGTTCTGGTGGTGGGTACACATCTCGGTCTGGCCGGTATAAAGGAGATCGAGACCGAGCTGAGCGAGATCTACTCAATAGTGCGAGAAAGCGGTTTACCGGCGATCGTTGCGGGAGACTTCAACGTAGAGTATTTCGATCTTGAGAACCGCATGAAAGAAGTGATAGAGGAACTGAGATCGGTGAATCATTATCTGGGTATCGACCTGCATACTATACCTGCGAACAACCCCGGCCCGCAGATCGACTATATCCTGGCAAGTCGAGAATTTCTTCCGGTCAACGCCTACACCGTACCCTCGCTGGCCTCCGATCACCTGCCGGTTGTGGCTTTGCTGGAGATGGGAAGATGAAACCGCGATTGCTTTTCATAACAGTCGATGCGCTCGGTCCGGAAATTCTCGCCAGGGCGAAAGCTCCGGTGATAAAACGAATAATGGAGGAAGGTTTATCTGTTCAGAAGGCGACTTCCCATTTTCCCACACTCACGACGCCGATGATGAGCACCATACTCACCGGCTGCCTTCCCGACCGCCATGGAATCGAGTGTAACACCAGACTGGATATAGGGGCAGGCAGGGTGAGGGGAAAGTTACGCGATCTGAAAGTGGCGACTATAGGCGATATACTCGTCGAGAATGGTTACAGCGTGGCCTCGGTGCAGCATTTCATGCTCGAAGGACGGGCAGGCATTTCTTACACCCAGACCGACGGGGCCAATACGACGGAAATGACGGACCTCATCGCCGGTTGCATGGAAGAGTTTGACGCCGTTTTCACGATTTTTCAGGCCGTTGATGCAGCCGGTCACAGGTTCGGTCCTTTCCATGAAAGGACACTGGCCGAGGTCGAGAAAATAGACGGGGCGATCGGCAGGCTTTTGGAGGTCTGGAAGGGAAGTGAGTTTCTCCTGGTGATCTCGTCAGACCATTCAATGAGTTACGCCGACAGGGCAAGCGATTTTTCGATAGAGGAGTTCTTCGCCTCCATGAATCTGAAGGCAGCTTTCATTGGTGAGGGCGAATCGTTCTCGAACCTCGACATTGCGATGCTTAGATACCCAACCGTGCCGATCTTTCTTCTGAGCGAAAGGGCCAGGAACCTTCGCGTAGAGATAACCAATCGTTTGAGAAACGAGAGAGAACTCTGGCGCGTCTATTCGAAAGAAGAGATGGAAAGCCTGGGCAACGGCCGCTACGGAGATATAGCCTGCACGCTGAACAAAGGAGTTACCACAGCCAGGGCACTGGTGGAAATGGGGGGATTCGGCTATCATGGAACCGAGGGCGAGGAGGGAACCGTGATCGCTTTCCAGGGTAGTATGTTGAAAAGCCGTAGAATACCGGCGGCAAGACTGGCCGATATCGTACCGACGACACTGAGGATTCTCTCGATAGAAAGCGAAAGGAAATTCGATGGTGAAAACATCTGGAGCTGTGATGATGGGCGTTGATTTTGACTTTCACATTCATACGGTCTTTTCCGATGGTTCGATGTCCTTCGAAGAGCTTCTGACTGCGCTAAAACGTGCCGGCCTGTCGAAATGCGGGATAACCGATCACTTCGAAACGGGGTTGCCCCATTCTGTGGCCGTGTCGGAAGCCAATTATATGGACCTCTTCAACAGGTTCAAAAAGGAAGCGGGAAATTCTGGCATAGAAGTCTTTCTTGGTGGCGAGACGGGGCTGGGACCGGACGGTTTGATGCTTCCGACCGGGGCGCCGCCTTTCGATTTCTTGATCGCCAGCGTACACAGGGTAAACGGAAGACATAAAAGCGAATCCGACTACTGGAGAGAGTACAGGACTTACATAGAACGCGGAATAGAAAAGGGAGGCTTTCAGATTCTGGGCCATGTCGAGGGTTATCTTCCCACGGCACCTCTTGGAGCAAACGGCGGAACCTTCGATGAACGCCGCGAGATCGAGCGTTATTACGCGGCGAAGTATCTCACGCTCGATTGGTACGCCTCGATAGCTCCGACTCTTGTAAAGAGCGGTGTGGCCGTGGAGATACACGAGATGTCCTCATCGCCACGGTTGGAGGTGATCGATCTCCTCCAACGAAAGGGCGTTAGGTTCTCTTACGGAACCGATTCACACGGGCCGGAACAGCTTATGAAGAGAGAATTCATTACCAGAGTGTTGAACTGCACTCGATTGAACGAAGCCGATATATTCAAACCGGAAAAGAGAAGAGGAGGAGCGAGATGCACTCGATAGCGATACTTGGAGCTGGAATGATGGGGAACGTCCACGCGAGGGCCTACCGGGCCATGGGTGAGATCAGTTCCCTCTGGATAATCGATCCAGTCGAAAGCAGGGCAAAGGCAATCTCCGAAAAATACGGAGCAAACGTTGCCAGTTTTGAGGAAGTTCTGGAAAACGGCGTCATAGACATAGTGGATATCTGCACGCCGACATTCACGCACGGCGAGCTTGCCGTCAGGGCGCTGGAGGCCGGCAAGCACGTCTTCTGCGAAAAGCCCGTAGCGCTCAAGATAGAAGAGGCCAGGGCAATGGACGGGGCGGCAAAAAAGAGCGGCAGGAAGTTCATGGTGGGCCACGTCGTACGTTTCTTTCCGCAATATATAAGAGTGAGGGAGCTCGCGGTTGCCGGAGACATCGGAGAAATAGTGATGGCAAGACTTTACAGGGGAGGTTCCTTTCCCTCTCACGGTATTGACAACTGGTTTGCCGATATTGACAAGAGCGGAGGCGTCTTCGTAGATCTCTCCATACACGACTTCGATTTTCTCAGAAAACTACTGGGGCCTGTCAAGACCGTCGAAGCGAGGTCCGTAGCGCTGAGCTCGGAAAGGAAGAAAGACTCTTTCGATCATGGCATGGCGATTCTTAGGTTCGAGTCCGGCGCTCTGGCGCACATCGAAGGCAGCTGGGCCGAACCGACCGGGATGCCTGTCAACTTCGGAACCTTCTACGAATTCGTTGGCACAAAGGGAATGATAACCAATAGCTACGAGAGAGAGACGACGCTTCGTCTGCAAACCTCGATCGACGGAAAGCCGAAATACTCGCAGGAGAATACCGCCTATTACGATCCGTACGCTGAAGAATTGAAATCTTTCATACTTTCGATAGATGAAGACAGGGAAGTCCCGGTTAACGGGCAAGAAGCCGTAGAATCGTTGAGAGTCGCGCTGGCTGCCAACCTGTCGGCAAAGCTGCACAGACCGGTCGAGCTTTCGGAGGTGTTTTGAGATGATGAAAATCGCGATCCTCGGTATTGCGCATATGCACGGTTACAGCTATGTGAGAGCCTTGAAGAGAATGAACGATATCGAGATAACGGGGCTTTTCGACGAGGACAGATCCAGGATGAGTACGGCCTGTAAAGAGCTTGGTGTCAAGCCTTACGAACACCCCGAAGAACTCGTTGCCGGCAGCGATGGCGTGATAGTGACGAGCGAGAACTCGACCCACAGGAAGTTCGTCGAAATCGCTGCCAAAGCCGGAAAACACGTTCTCTGTGAAAAGCCTATCGCGACAAGCGTGGAAGACGCGGAGGCGATGATCGAGATCTGCCGCAGGAACAGTGTGAAGCTTCAAATGGCCTTTCCGGTTAGGTACAGCGCTTCCGTGAGAAAGGCCAGGGAGATCATCACGGGCGGCCTGCTGGGCGAGGTAGTGAGTCTGGTGGGAACCAACCACGGGAGAATGCCGGGTGGCTGGTTCACAGACCCCGTTCTGGGCGGTGGCGGCGCCGTTATGGACCACACCGTGCACGTGGTGGATATAGTGAGATGGCTTCTGAATTGTGAATTCACGCAGGTTTACGCCACTTACGGCACTCTTATACACGACATACCGGTCGAAGACTGCGGACTGGAGATGTTCAAACTCTCGACAGGACAGTACATGACGCTCGATTGCAGCTGGTCTAGACCGAAGGCACATCCCTATTGGGGAGATGTAACGCTCCACATAGTCGGAACTAGGGGAACGCTCTTTCTGGATGTCTTCAACTCAAAGATCGAGGTCTATTCCAACGAAAAGGGCAATCGATGGGAAAATTACGGCGACAATCTCGATTCGTTAATGATAGAGGAGTTCCTGAAAGTCCTTAGGGAGGGCAAGGAGCCTTTTACCGAAGGAAACGATGGTTTGCAGTCGCTCAAAGTCGTAATGGCTGCATACAGAAGCTTCAGAGAGGGAAAGGTAGTGGAAGTCTGAAGAGCGAGAAGAGCCTCCTTCGTCTAGGAGCGTGGACCCGTCCTTTGAGAGAGCCTAGAGCACGCGCGGAATATCAATCCGTCATTCTGAGCTTGACTCAGAATCACGGTTTTCTAAGGAGTGGATCCCGGGTCGGAGCCCGGGATGACAGGATAGGGGCGTTCTGGATGCGTAATGTCGAGGAACTGCTCCCAATGCTCTCACGAAGGACGGGGCCATGATCTGGGACGAACAACGAAGGACGGCTCTTCTGAGCGAGATCCCGTATATAAAGAGCGGGGTCCCGTTTAGGATTCCTGAATAGGAGCATTTCAGGACAGGCTCATCAGGGCAGGCTCTCCCCTCACGTCATCCTGACGTGCTCCAAGTCAGGATCCCGGTCTTCGCGAAAAACGGGACAGACGTCAGGAGCCCGTCAGTCCCCATTTTCGCGAGGGGGAGCGTTTCAGGACAGGCTCTCCCTTCCCGTGTACGAAGCTAACTTTCGAACACTCTCGTGTTCTAGAAGTACCGTCAATCGTCCCTGTCGGGCAGTGCCTTGACCAAATTGGGTATGATGCCTATAGAGACTCCCTCGCCTTCGGCGAAGACTTTTTTCTCGGCCGGGTTGTCTATTTGGACAAGAATCTCGCCACGGTCGGTCGATACGAAGGATTCAAGGCTGCCGCCGAGATATATGTTCGTGTTGACTCTGCCTTCGATCATGCCTGCGCCCGATTCGAGAAGTTTGAGCGATTCCGGCCTGGCCATTATCACGCCTTTATCGCCCGGTTTCAACTCCGGAGAGAACTTGCCTACTTCGAAAACCTTATCTTCGAATCTCACGCTGCACCTTCCGTCGACAGACATTATCTCGACTGGCAGGAAGGCCACTTTGCCCACAAAACCGGCCACGAACTTGGAGTCGGGGTCTTCGTAGATCCTGTCTGGCGAGCCGATCTGTCTTATGAAGCCGTTTTTCATCACTATAATCCTGTCGGAAAGACTCATCGCCTCGACCCTGTCATGTGTGACGTAGATCGTGGTGATCCCCAGGGATTTCTGAATACGTTTTATTTCCACCCTCATCTGCTCCCTGAGGAGCGCATCGAGATTGGAGAGCGGCTCGTCCAGTAGAAGAACTGAGGGCTCGACTATCAGGCTCCTGGCCAGCGCCACCCTTTGCTGTTGACCGCCCGAAAGCTTGGAAGGCGGTCGCTGGGCGAGATCTCTCAGGCCGACGAGTCCTAATGTATTCATTACCTTTTCCTTAATCTGTTTCGAAGGGACCTTTCTCAGCTTCAGACCGTAGGCTACATTGTCGAAGACGTTCATGTGCGGAAAGAGCCCGTAGCTCTGGAAAACGGTCGCAGTGTCTCTCTTGTTTGGAGGGAGAAAGGTGATATCTTCGTTTCCCAGAAAGATCCTGCCCTTTGTGGGAAGTTCGAATCCTCCTATCATTCTCAGCGTGGTGGTCTTACCGCACCCGGAAGGCCCGAGGAGAGTGACGAGTTCCCCCGGCTCGATTTCAAAATTTGCGTCGTTCACGGCTACGACATCGGCCTTTCCCCTGAGGTCTTTGAAGATCTTAGTTACGTTTTCTATTCTCACCGAAACGGAAGCCTTTGACATCAAACCACCCCGCAAATCAGGATCAATTAAGATTAACGCTCTTTTCAAGGTATTCGTTCTTTCGCACCAAAAGTCTCATAAGGCCAAAAGTGGCGAAGACTATTATGATGAGAACCGTCGAAAGCACGCTGGCCAGACCGAACCTTATGGATTCGGAGAAATTGTATATCAACACGGTCATGTGGTACCACTGAGCCGAGATCAGGAATATTATGGCGCTCACAGCGGTCATGGATCTTACGAAAGTGTAGGACATACCCGATATGAAGGCCGGCCTTATGAGAGGCAACACTATCGTTCTGAAGACCGTTGTGGAATCTGCGCCCAGGTCCTGCGCCGCTTCCTCTATCGCAGGATCGATCTGACGAAGCGTGGCGACGCCGCCCTCGACTCCCACCGGTAGCTCCCTGATTATGTAATTTAAAACAATGATGGCCCCCGTTCCGATAAGTATGAGTGGCGGTTCGTCGAAGGCCAGTATGTAAGCTATACCGATAAGCGTTCCCGGTATGGCGAAGGGTGCGAGAATCAGCCCTTCGAGAACTCTCTTGCCTGCGAATTTCTTCCTCACGATCACCAGCGCCGCCATCATGGCTATCAATCCGGCGATGGGAGTGGCTATCGCCGAAAGCGTGAAAGTATCTAATATGGCATCGCGCCCCCTCTGGAGAGCCTCGGTGATATTTTTTAGCGTGAAGGAGTAATCTATACCCCAGTTGGCCACGAAACAACCCGCGACGATCGTTCCATAAAGACCGAGAATGAAGACTATGAAAAGCGAGATGAAGGCCACCAGCAAGTATTTGACCGGGCGTGATACCAGATCGCTGAGACGTGCCGAGGGCTTTCCGGTAACGGTGACATAGGACTTTCTGCTCACCCAGTATCTCTGCACCAGAAAGGCCGTGACCGAAGGCAAAAGCAATAGAATAGACAGGGCGGCGCCATGGCCCAACCTGTTGCGGCCGGTCACCTCGATATAAGCCTCTACGGAAAGAACCCTGTAAGAGCCGGCCAGAAGAAGGGGATTGGCGAAATCCGCCAGCGAATTGGTGAAGACGAGAAGCCACGAACTGAGCACCCCGGGAATCGCAAGTGGGAAGGTTATCCGGGAGAAGGTCTTCCACCTGCTGCCATTGAGGTCTAGCGAGGCCTCCTCAAGTGTGGAATCTATGGCATGAAGAACGCCTGACATCGTCAGGAAGGCGATAGGAAACATTCCGATCGTCTGGACGGCCGTAAGACCTCCCAGACCGTAAATGGTGAAATCTTTCAATCCTAGTATCTGTTTGGTTATCAGCCCGTTGCTACCGAAAAGGAGGATCAGCGACAGCGACAGCGAGAAGGGTGGAGAGATGACCGGCAGAAGTCCCATCGTGCCGAGGAAGCGTTTCCCCTTTATCGCGGTCCTGTTTATCACGAAGGCGAAGATGAATCCTATCACAGTGGAGAAGGTGGCCGTAAGCATGCCCAGCTTCACGCTTCCCCAGAGCGCACTCAGGTATTGTCTTGAAGTCAGGATCGAAACCCAGGTGTTCATCGAGAAGCTCCCGTCCTTCAGGAAGGTCAGCCTTACGGCTTCGAAGAGCGGATAAGCCACGAAGATGCCGACCATTA
This portion of the Mesotoga infera genome encodes:
- a CDS encoding ABC transporter ATP-binding protein, with amino-acid sequence MSKASVSVRIENVTKIFKDLRGKADVVAVNDANFEIEPGELVTLLGPSGCGKTTTLRMIGGFELPTKGRIFLGNEDITFLPPNKRDTATVFQSYGLFPHMNVFDNVAYGLKLRKVPSKQIKEKVMNTLGLVGLRDLAQRPPSKLSGGQQQRVALARSLIVEPSVLLLDEPLSNLDALLREQMRVEIKRIQKSLGITTIYVTHDRVEAMSLSDRIIVMKNGFIRQIGSPDRIYEDPDSKFVAGFVGKVAFLPVEIMSVDGRCSVRFEDKVFEVGKFSPELKPGDKGVIMARPESLKLLESGAGMIEGRVNTNIYLGGSLESFVSTDRGEILVQIDNPAEKKVFAEGEGVSIGIIPNLVKALPDRDD
- a CDS encoding ABC transporter permease, translating into MIALYSWKKLLNFLVLSVVVFVALFWIFDTLKQSFYKITRDNQKRLVTVLSGAAPREAGLAESWIVAANKEFTDADIIYVDGIPGWSELTVLAPDPELKSFFDEYSGSADFKKGFESVYYLENYYSDLEYSFDKQRVSLVFSPLIDETGYDITGFLVFLLSAEGGKNYARLLDIFMIGAFAVFVIIYFISKFFRDPAMGYIILGLFIMVGIFVAYPLFEAVRLTFLKDGSFSMNTWVSILTSRQYLSALWGSVKLGMLTATFSTVIGFIFAFVINRTAIKGKRFLGTMGLLPVISPPFSLSLSLILLFGSNGLITKQILGLKDFTIYGLGGLTAVQTIGMFPIAFLTMSGVLHAIDSTLEEASLDLNGSRWKTFSRITFPLAIPGVLSSWLLVFTNSLADFANPLLLAGSYRVLSVEAYIEVTGRNRLGHGAALSILLLLPSVTAFLVQRYWVSRKSYVTVTGKPSARLSDLVSRPVKYLLVAFISLFIVFILGLYGTIVAGCFVANWGIDYSFTLKNITEALQRGRDAILDTFTLSAIATPIAGLIAMMAALVIVRKKFAGKRVLEGLILAPFAIPGTLIGIAYILAFDEPPLILIGTGAIIVLNYIIRELPVGVEGGVATLRQIDPAIEEAAQDLGADSTTVFRTIVLPLIRPAFISGMSYTFVRSMTAVSAIIFLISAQWYHMTVLIYNFSESIRFGLASVLSTVLIIIVFATFGLMRLLVRKNEYLEKSVNLN